In the genome of uncultured Sphaerochaeta sp., the window AGCCATCGCCGAGGGAGTGGCCGATGACCAACCTCCTCTGCGGATAGAGCATCGATACGGCAGCACACAGCAGGTAGCAGATTGAGTGGCGGTACATACGCTTACCCATATCGGAGAACAAGCGGACCGGCTGAAGCGTACAGTCGGCAACCAAGGAGCGGCTGCAGGAGTGCAGTTCATGGTTCACCAAAGCGCCAATGTACGGATTGTCCTCATAGATGGGATTTCGGCAGGTATTGGACATTCCGGTTGCAAAAAAGACATCCTCGACCGTCGATCCTATATCCAGGGAGAGTTGTTGTTCGTTGATGGTTACGATGATCTGTTTCATACACCAATCATACTAGAGCAACAATGAGTGAACAAGAGCAAAGCGTTTTCCAGCCGAATGTGCTATACTGATGCTTTCCAACGAAAGATTGACAGCGTGTCTGGAGGTAGCTACCTTTTGTATATGAAAAAGAAGCGTGCATTGGCGTATCCCTATCGCCATCGTTCGATACTGCATATAGATATTGGCTCTGAGACGTATTCTCAGATTCCCCTGGAAGAAGATGAGGCGAAAGCCTTGCTCGGCGGGCGTCTGCTTGCCCTCACCCTGTGGGAACGATTTGCCCAATTCGACGAATTGGATCAGAAGAGTTATGAAAGAGGCAATCCGGTGGTTTTTGCACCGGGGGCCGGGGTCGACACGCCCCTAAGCTGTTGCACATCCTTTACCGTGGTCACCAAAAGTCCGGTCACCGGAGCTCTTTCCATCACCAGCGCAGCCTCCTCCCTCGCCCAGGCAATTGTGGATTGCGGCTATAGCGCTTTGGTCATCACCGGTCGGGCCAGACGGCTTTCCTCCTTCTCCATCTCAGAGGGAAAGGTTGGGTTTTCCAGCTCAGAGGAGTTGCACGACCAGCTCACCACAGAAGTGGCAAAGCGCTCGAATGCCGCACATGTGGTTGCAATAGGACCTGCAGGGGAGCACTTGGTAAGCCATGCTTCCCTCTATGCAAACGGTCAGAACATCACCCGTGGCGGGGTGGGGTTGGTGTTCGGGATGAAGAACATCAAATACTTCACCCTTCACCCCCACTTGCAGGGTCGGGACAGCTATGATTCCGAGCGTATGGGAAAGCTTTCCACCTCCCTGCTCAAGGAAATGAACAGCACGAAAATTGGGAGAACCATTGCTGAGCAAGGTTCCATCGCGTTGCTGCAAAAGGCCAATCATCATGGGTGGGCTGCCATCGATACATACTCTACGCGCATCGATGGTCGTCTCTGGGGGCTCTGTCCTCGTTCATGTGAACAGCAGATGGATGCCAAAGTGCCAGCCTGTCCTGCCTGTACCGAGAGAAACGCTCTTGATCTGGAAAGTGGAATGGCTCTTGGTTCGAATCTGGAGCTGTTTGACAGCAGGAGCGTACAACAACTGGTGACCCGCTGCCTTGAGAACGGCCTCGACCCGGTGAGTGTCGGTTCTGTGCTTGCATGGGCGCGAAAATGCCGTCAGGATGGGCTATTGGGCTTCCTGCCCGATATGCAGCGTTCTTCGGCAATGGTCTACTTGCGCTTGATCGATGCCATGGCTTTCGGCCGAGGTACTGGTGAGCAACTGGGCAAGAGTCTTGGGGAATTGGTTTCCCTCTATGGGGGTTTTGAGCACGCCTATATGGTGCAGAACCTTCCCTTGCAGCCTTACGACTACCGAGCCCTTCCGGTGCAGGCTACGCTTGCTGCCATCGGGGATGAGACACTGGTAGTGGGCGAGCTCTTGTGGGGCAATCGCTACAGGCGTGGCAATGAGCGGAGGCTCGCCTCCTGGGCACTCAGTGCGCAGACCCTTGGCATCGCAATGGAAGGGGTGGGGTTCTGCCATTGGGCATCGGTATCGCACTTTGCACATCCTTTGTTGCACTTCCCGCACTTCAAGCGCGAAAAGAGACTTCTCTCCCAGCTTTCCGAACTGGCGTCCTTATCTGAGGGATATGAGATTGACAGTTCGTGGATGATGAGCTATGCACGGACATGCCTGAAAAAGCAGCGTGAGATCACCTATCGCCTTCGTGGGAAGACCGGACCGTACGGAGAGCTCCCGGACCAACTGCTGGTGAACGGAAAGAGCAATTTCCGTGCTGCCCAAGTGGTCCCCCTAGCCCGTCTGCTCGATGCCTATTGGTCGCTTTCTTCGAAGAAATCGTATTGGAGGGATGGCAAGAAGCGGTCGTCGTCAAAGGCTCGTACCGAAACTCCTTCACCGTCCAAGATGGCATAACTGGGTCCCAGACTGGTTCTGGGATAGGTTGGAGAGCCAGGGTTGAGCAACAGGATGCCGTCTGCATCCAGCTGTACTTTTGGTACATGCGTATGCCCATAGAGGAAAATATCCCCTTTCCTGAGGTCAAGTCCGTAGGGGGAGGGGTATCGGTCCCCATGCGTCATAACCAGTCCTCTCCCTTTCCATGGAGCTCTCCACACCAAGGGAGGCAGGTTCAGGGATGCGTTGGAGAATTCGTAGGAACTGTCACAGTTTCCCCGTACCAGATGCATAGGGATCTCCTGATGCAGGAGTGCCGAGAAAAGCGGGTTGTCCGATGGACAGAGATCTCCTGCAATCAGGATGGCCTCTGCGTTGAACCTCCGTGCCTTTTCAAGCAGGCGTTCGAGAACCCGCAAAGAGCCATGAATGTCACTGGTAATCAGGTAGGTTGGAGTCACGGCTGAGAATCTCCTCCACATTTTTCCATTTGATGGAAGCATGCTTCTTGTGATGTGCGCACATTGTTGCTATTATGATACGAGAATTATATAAAAATATACAATACGGGGGGAGGCCTATGTCATCCATCAGAGAGCTGGAATGCAGTGATGGGAAATCAGTGTGGTACCGCGTCTGGATCCCTTCTGACTCCCAGGTTGAGGCGGTACTTCTCATTTTGCATGGTATGGCAGAACATAGTCTTCGCTATGAACGCTTTGCAACCTATCTCAACGCCAAGGGGATTGCAGTGTATGCACCCGATCATCGTGGACATGGAGAAACTGCCGTTCGCAGCTCCGATACCCTTGGATGGTTTGCCGAACGCGAAGGCTGGCAGCGGGTGGTCGATGATGCATATGAGCTGACCAATGTCATCCTCTCCGAATTTCCCAGGAAACCTCTCTTTCTTCTTGGTCACAGTATGGGCTCATTTCTTGCCCGGACGCTCATGGTGCAACACTCAGATCTCTTCGACGGTGTGGTGATCATGGGTACCGGCCCAAGCCAAGGCCTTTTGGGAAAAGTCGGAAAGATGCTGGCAAAGAATCATGTTTCCAAGTATGGGTCCAAACACCCCGATACACTGTTGGACAAGATGAGTTTCGGGTCCTACAACAAAAAGATTACGAGGCCACAGACGCCTTTCGACTGGCTGAGCCGTGACAAAGAGCAGGTTGCCCGGTATATCGACGATCCTCTGTGCGGTTTTGTCTGTACTTCCAAATTTTTCGATGATCTGCTGGATGGGGTGGAAATGGCAAATGACCGCGCTCGTGCAAGGAAACTCCCTGCCGATCTCTCCCTTTTGGTCATAAGTGGGGAGAAGGATCCCGTAGGTGGCTACGGCAAGGGCGTCCGAAAGGTCTACGAACTCTATCGGGAGAGCAATATCAGTGATATCACCCTCCACTTGGTTCCCGAGGCACGCCATGAGCTGCTGCAGGAGACCAACAGGCTTTCCACAAAGGAGTACCTGTACTCCTGGATGAGCCAAAGGATCTAGGGATGGCTTTCAGGTCTGTGATACAGCAAAACCTCAAACGACTGGGCCTTTTCTATGCTACGGTTTTCCGGCAGGCGATGAAGGACAACATCCTCAACTCTGCCTCGGGTCTTGTCTATTCAACCCTGCTTGCCATAGTTCCTGCCCTTACGTTCATCTTTACCTTCTTCAATGCCTTGGGAGTTCTTGAGCCCTTGATAGCATTTCTTTCTGAGTGGCTCACTGAGCTTGCCGGGGTACAGGCTGGGGGTGAGTTGATGACGTTGCTCACACGCTATACCCGCAATGCAACCAGCCTCGGCGTGGTGGGCCTCATCTCGTTCCTGGTTACCATGGTGTTGTTGATCAACAAGGTCTGGACGGTGATCAACCACATCTATCGTTCCTCACGGTCGAGAAATCCTGTGAGACGGTTTGCCGGCTACATCACCTTCCTCATTGTGGCAAGCTTGCTTCTGGCTGCCTATGTCAGCGTACAGTCTGTGCTCACCACGTGGTATCTGGACTTGCTCGGGGTAAGCATGGGGCGCTGGTCTTCGGCACTGCAGTCCATCGCACCGGCACTCATTGTTGCACTGGTCCTTTTCTTGCTCATATACTTTGTCCCCAATACCAAGGTTCGGTTCAATGCCGCGTTCCTCGGCAGTCTTTCCGGGGTGCTGGTCATTACCATCTTCAGCAAATTCACGACGTTGCTTACCAATCTGGCAACCAACTTTTCCGTCATTTACGGTTCGTTTGCTGCGGTCTTCCTGTTTCTCTTTTTCTGCTATGTGTTCTGGGCCACGGTCTTTTTCAGTGTTGAGCTAGCCTATGTCCATCAGTTCCGCCCCGATGCAACAAGTTTCCGAGGCTTGCCCCAAAGCCCATCTCTGCAGCTCTCGGAAGGAACCAACATCATGATGCTCATCGGCAGCAACTTCCGCGAAGGACGGGGTGCCACTTCCACCAAGGAGATGCTGGACAGGCTTGCCATCCCGTTCAATCGCCTGCAAGGCTTTCTCGATCTGCTGACACAGTTGGATTTCATCACATCCACAAACAGCAGCAGGACCAGCTTCATCCCCAAGCAACCCTTGGAAAGTCTGAGAATGCAGGAGCTGGTGATGGGTCTGTACGGTCTCGCGAACATCGATGAAGTGGAGCACGATACGGCAGGGGAAGCAGTGGCCCAGCAGGTGCAGGACCACGGTATTGCGTCTCTGGGAAACCTTACCATCGAGAATCTGCTGCAACGGATCTAGCCCAAGGCCACATCCAGAACCATCATGGTCACAAAGCCGAGCATAGTCCCGAACGTTGCATAGTGGATGCCCTTGTGGTCACCTTTTTCTGCCTGGGACTCAGGTATCAGCTCCTCAACCACCACATAGATCATGGCCCCTGCCGCGAAGGAAAGGGCATAGGGAAGAATGGGTTGCATCTGGGTGACCAAAAGGGCGCCAAGCACTCCCCCCAGGGGTTCCACAATGCCGGAAGCCTGGCCGTAGAAGAAGGCCTTGCGCCGGCTCAGATTTTCCCTGCGAAGCGGAATGGAGACTGCTGCTCCCTCGGGAAGATTCTGCAGTCCGATACCTATGGCAACCACCAAAGCACCCATCATGCTGTCTCCGCCGATGATTGCTGCAGAGCCGATGGCCACTCCCACTGCCAACCCTTCGGGGAAGTTGTGCAACGTGATCGAAAGCACCAGAAGGATGGATCGCCTGAGATGTGTTGGCAACCCCTCCTCATCGCCTTGCTTTGAGCCGATGTGTGCATGGGGGAGGAGGTGGTCGCTGAGCCAGAGAAACCCTCCGCCAAGCAGAAATCCGATTGACGCAACGAGGTAGGCGGGGACCTTCCCTCCCTCCGCTATCTCTATGGCAGGGGCAAGCAGGGACCAGAAAGAGGCTGCTATCATGACTCCGCTGGCAAAGCCAAGCATGCTGTTCATGACGTGGGCTTTGATTGTCTTGAAAAAGAACACAAGCGCTGCGCCCAAAGCAGTCATTGCCCAGGTGCCCATGGTGGCAAGGAACGCCAGAAATACCGGATTGTTACTCATACCGTTACGATACGAGCCTGCCAAGCATAGGTCAAGAGGAAAACCGCTTGCCTAGCACTGCAAACAAAGGCTACTCTGGTGATGGAGGCTCCTATGGTGTTAGATTCCTTGACCCAACCAGTGATCGACCCCCTCATCTGGCACTCTTTTCCTGATGAGCGTGACGGTATTCTTACCGATGAAATATGGAAGTGTGGTGACCTTGTCTGCACACTCTTGAAAGACCCTGCCTGCAAAAGCGGGGAGGATCTGGTACGCATTCCCTACTCGGTGGTGGTCCAGCGCAAAGGCAAGACCATCCTTGCCGTCAGCCTTGAGCAGGAGGATCTTCGCTCCCTCTCCTACAAGCTCGGATGCTCGCTCAGGGAGTTGCAGGATGAGTACCAGACCAAGGGCT includes:
- a CDS encoding aldehyde ferredoxin oxidoreductase N-terminal domain-containing protein; the protein is MKKKRALAYPYRHRSILHIDIGSETYSQIPLEEDEAKALLGGRLLALTLWERFAQFDELDQKSYERGNPVVFAPGAGVDTPLSCCTSFTVVTKSPVTGALSITSAASSLAQAIVDCGYSALVITGRARRLSSFSISEGKVGFSSSEELHDQLTTEVAKRSNAAHVVAIGPAGEHLVSHASLYANGQNITRGGVGLVFGMKNIKYFTLHPHLQGRDSYDSERMGKLSTSLLKEMNSTKIGRTIAEQGSIALLQKANHHGWAAIDTYSTRIDGRLWGLCPRSCEQQMDAKVPACPACTERNALDLESGMALGSNLELFDSRSVQQLVTRCLENGLDPVSVGSVLAWARKCRQDGLLGFLPDMQRSSAMVYLRLIDAMAFGRGTGEQLGKSLGELVSLYGGFEHAYMVQNLPLQPYDYRALPVQATLAAIGDETLVVGELLWGNRYRRGNERRLASWALSAQTLGIAMEGVGFCHWASVSHFAHPLLHFPHFKREKRLLSQLSELASLSEGYEIDSSWMMSYARTCLKKQREITYRLRGKTGPYGELPDQLLVNGKSNFRAAQVVPLARLLDAYWSLSSKKSYWRDGKKRSSSKARTETPSPSKMA
- a CDS encoding alpha/beta hydrolase, with product MSSIRELECSDGKSVWYRVWIPSDSQVEAVLLILHGMAEHSLRYERFATYLNAKGIAVYAPDHRGHGETAVRSSDTLGWFAEREGWQRVVDDAYELTNVILSEFPRKPLFLLGHSMGSFLARTLMVQHSDLFDGVVIMGTGPSQGLLGKVGKMLAKNHVSKYGSKHPDTLLDKMSFGSYNKKITRPQTPFDWLSRDKEQVARYIDDPLCGFVCTSKFFDDLLDGVEMANDRARARKLPADLSLLVISGEKDPVGGYGKGVRKVYELYRESNISDITLHLVPEARHELLQETNRLSTKEYLYSWMSQRI
- a CDS encoding YfcE family phosphodiesterase, which gives rise to MTPTYLITSDIHGSLRVLERLLEKARRFNAEAILIAGDLCPSDNPLFSALLHQEIPMHLVRGNCDSSYEFSNASLNLPPLVWRAPWKGRGLVMTHGDRYPSPYGLDLRKGDIFLYGHTHVPKVQLDADGILLLNPGSPTYPRTSLGPSYAILDGEGVSVRAFDDDRFLPSLQYDFFEESDQ
- a CDS encoding YihY/virulence factor BrkB family protein; this translates as MAFRSVIQQNLKRLGLFYATVFRQAMKDNILNSASGLVYSTLLAIVPALTFIFTFFNALGVLEPLIAFLSEWLTELAGVQAGGELMTLLTRYTRNATSLGVVGLISFLVTMVLLINKVWTVINHIYRSSRSRNPVRRFAGYITFLIVASLLLAAYVSVQSVLTTWYLDLLGVSMGRWSSALQSIAPALIVALVLFLLIYFVPNTKVRFNAAFLGSLSGVLVITIFSKFTTLLTNLATNFSVIYGSFAAVFLFLFFCYVFWATVFFSVELAYVHQFRPDATSFRGLPQSPSLQLSEGTNIMMLIGSNFREGRGATSTKEMLDRLAIPFNRLQGFLDLLTQLDFITSTNSSRTSFIPKQPLESLRMQELVMGLYGLANIDEVEHDTAGEAVAQQVQDHGIASLGNLTIENLLQRI
- a CDS encoding ZIP family metal transporter — its product is MSNNPVFLAFLATMGTWAMTALGAALVFFFKTIKAHVMNSMLGFASGVMIAASFWSLLAPAIEIAEGGKVPAYLVASIGFLLGGGFLWLSDHLLPHAHIGSKQGDEEGLPTHLRRSILLVLSITLHNFPEGLAVGVAIGSAAIIGGDSMMGALVVAIGIGLQNLPEGAAVSIPLRRENLSRRKAFFYGQASGIVEPLGGVLGALLVTQMQPILPYALSFAAGAMIYVVVEELIPESQAEKGDHKGIHYATFGTMLGFVTMMVLDVALG